TTGGAGAGCGAGGTTGTTGatcctgtctttttttaaaattgctTTTGAATAGCCTTACACAACCATGCCGTCTGATTTGGCTAAGAAGAAGGCAGCGAAGAAGAAAGAGGCTGCCAAAGCCCGCCAGCGTACCAAGAAGACTGATGAGGTCAATGAGGAGACTGAACAACCAGAGACCCAGCGCAATGGAGCAGAGAGCAATGGTAAGAGAGGCTGAACATTAGCCACCGCTCTTGATTTGAACATAGACACACATCCATCTGTCTATGGGGTCATAACTACATGGACGTGTTCACTTGACAGGTGTTGCCAGTCTCACCAAGGAGCTGGATGAGTTTGAGCTGCGGAAGACAGAGGCACGAGCAGTGACAGGGGTTCTTGCCTCCCACCCCAACAGCACTGATGTCCATATAAGCAGCCTGTCCCTCACCTTCCATGGTCAAGAGCTGCTAGCAGACACCAGCCTGGAGCTCAACTCGGGCAGACGCTATGGCCTCATTGGTCTTAATGGCACAGGTAACCCTCTTCTtctcgtctttttttttatctatgtTGCCactgttttaaacacacaaatgcacagttATTTACACCATTTCTCTATTCCCCAGGAAAGTCCATGTTGTTGTCAGCCATCGGACATCGTGAGATTCCTATTCCAGAGCACATAGATATCTACCACTTGACCCGGGAGATGGCGCCCAGTGACAAGACTGCCATACAGTGTGTCATGGAGGTGGACGAGCAGAGGCTCATgctggagaaggaggtggaaaGACTTGCCCATGAAGACTGTAAGTTCAGTGTGATGTACCAAAACGACaaaacaaatgattaaaaagCATGATGCAGGCTCATAGTAAACATCCTCATCCCCTTGTATAGCCGAGTGTGAGAAGCTGATGGAGCTGTATGAGCGTCTAGAGGAGCTGGATGCAGACAAAGCACAGATGAGAGCTTCTCGGATCCTCCACGGTTTGGGCTTCACCCCTGCTATGCAGCAGAAGAAACTGAAGGACTTCAGTGGAGGGTGGAGGATGCGTGTTGCTCTGGCCAGgtaaaaaacaaatgatttgGTAATATACCAGTGTTTCTATCAGATTATGATTTCATAAGTTAAAGCTTATTTCATAGTAATTAATGATCCATTATATTTTCAGAGCCCTGTTCATCAAGCCCTTCATGCTGTTGCTGGATGAGCCCACAAACCACTTGGACCTGGATGCTTGTGTGTGGTTGGAGGAGGAGCTCAAGTCGTaagtttaaaaatgtaaaatggtCCAATATGCTTATGTTGCTTATATTTGCCTCGAGCTGCATGGAGATCAACCTGATGCTGCTTTTCAGGTTCAAGCGAATCCTTGTGCTCATCTCACACTCTCAAGACTTCTTGAATGGTGTGTGTACAAACATCATCCACTTGCATCAGAGGAAACTGAAATACTACACGGTAAGAACACAACGCTGCAGGGCAGTTTCTTCCAAGCAAAATTAGGAAAAGACAAATGCTCTTAACATACCATGGAAGGCCTTCAGAAGTATCTTGAATGAACGCTGCCATGTTATCTCATAATCCTAAATAAAGGAACTGTGGGGTCCCTAattatgtgtctgtctgccacCCTGTTGGATGACTCTTTTTCTTTAAGGGTAACTATGACCAGTATGTGAAGACcagagaggagctggaagagaaccagatgAAGCGCTTCAATTGGGAACAGGACCAGATAGCACACATGAAGGTAAAGGAGGGACACCATGTGGTGAAATGTTTGTACTGCACATCATGTGATGTTAGAAATGGAGGCAGAGAGCTTACTCGCTACAGAATGGAATTACTggtaattataataaataataaacgcAAGGAGCCACTTTCAGCAGTTACCGTCTTAAATTTCACACAGGCAGTAGCTAAGTAGCAGCAGGGCCTTATCAGGGGACTTGAGCTTCCATTAAAGGATGATGGCACATAATTTTAACTTTGCATGGCTCTGGTAGAGGATTTAAACGGAGCCTTCTGAGGCATTTAAAAGAGGAAAATCTACAAAGACAATGTTTTATAGTAGTCTGAAGAAAAGCCAAGATAATGCATGTAAGGGGTTTTGCCTCCAGGAAACAGAGGATAATATGAAACTTCTAGAAAACATTCAGACACGATTGTCATTGATCAATGAGTTGCACTCATCTTTATTCTGTTTTCCAGAATTACATAGCCAGATTTGGTCATGGCTCTGCGAAGCTGGCACGACAAGCACAGAGCAAAGAGAAGACACTGCAGAAGATGGTGGCGTCAGGCTTGACTGAAAAAGTTGTAAATGACAAGGTACTGTAATACTGTGGGTTACTGAAAAGCTTCCAATTGTAACTTATAGAAAACGGCAGCTATTGAAATTTGTTGTGAGCAGTGAATGTTCTGTCACAGTACTTACACTTGCCTGTTTCCTGCAGactctgtcattttattttcctCCCTGTGGGAAGATTCCTCCTCCTGTTATCATGGTTCAGAATGTGAGCTTCAAGTACAGTGACAATACAGTAAGTACAGGTGAAACCAATGGAGCTTCCTCCAATAACATGTGGATTTATCTCAGTCTGACTCAGATGTTTCTTGCAGccacacatatatacaaactTGGAGTTTGGTATTGACTTGGATACACGTGTGGCCCTGGTGGGACCCAATGGAGCAGGGAAGTCCACgctgctgaagctgctcatGGGAGAGGTGGGTATATTTACTTAATAGCACGCAACAACCTGCTTTCAGAGTATTCAGGTTTATTCTGGTCTTCTCTGTTTGTAGCTCCTACCCACTGATGGTATGATCCGCAAGCATTCTCACGTCAAGATCGGGA
This portion of the Parambassis ranga chromosome 20, fParRan2.1, whole genome shotgun sequence genome encodes:
- the abcf2b gene encoding ATP-binding cassette, sub-family F, member 2b — its product is MPSDLAKKKAAKKKEAAKARQRTKKTDEVNEETEQPETQRNGAESNGVASLTKELDEFELRKTEARAVTGVLASHPNSTDVHISSLSLTFHGQELLADTSLELNSGRRYGLIGLNGTGKSMLLSAIGHREIPIPEHIDIYHLTREMAPSDKTAIQCVMEVDEQRLMLEKEVERLAHEDSECEKLMELYERLEELDADKAQMRASRILHGLGFTPAMQQKKLKDFSGGWRMRVALARALFIKPFMLLLDEPTNHLDLDACVWLEEELKSFKRILVLISHSQDFLNGVCTNIIHLHQRKLKYYTGNYDQYVKTREELEENQMKRFNWEQDQIAHMKNYIARFGHGSAKLARQAQSKEKTLQKMVASGLTEKVVNDKTLSFYFPPCGKIPPPVIMVQNVSFKYSDNTPHIYTNLEFGIDLDTRVALVGPNGAGKSTLLKLLMGELLPTDGMIRKHSHVKIGRYHQHLTEQLELDLSPLEYMMKCFPEIKEKEEMRKIIGRYGLTGKQQVSPIRNLSDGQKCRVCFAWLAWQNPHMLFLDEPTNHLDIETIDALAEAINEFDGGMMLVSHDFRLIQQVAQEIWVCESQTITKWNRDILAYKEHLKSKIEKQAHDI